In Prionailurus viverrinus isolate Anna chromosome C2, UM_Priviv_1.0, whole genome shotgun sequence, one DNA window encodes the following:
- the GTPBP8 gene encoding GTP-binding protein 8 isoform X1 encodes MRLQFPSGVAGAGSRTRRPDPGPVAQPRGFLEKKMAIPRLRHAVRTLFEVPAALRRLSRACSTFHAFTDVLRLPKRQMTKLVFPLQELERQLTPDSRLDLHVKIFDPSLEDISKAEAVFTATSRNRISYLSSAVRLDHAPDLPSPEVCFIGRSNVGKSSLIKALFSLAPEVEVRVSKKPGHTKKMNFFKVGKYFTLVDMPGYGYRAPEDFVDMVETYLKERRNLMRTFLLVDSVVGIQKTDSIAIEMCEEFALPYVMVLTKIDKSSKGHLLKQVLQIQKFVDRETQGCFPQLFPVSSVTYSGIHLLRCFIANITGNLKTDGL; translated from the exons ATGAGACTACAATTCCCATCAGGCGTAGCGGGAGCGGGATCACGCACGCGCAGACCAGACCCTGGCCCTGTTGCCCAGCCGCGGGGCTTCTTGGAGAAGAAAATGGCAATTCCGAGGCTGCGGCACGCCGTGAGGACGCTGTTTGAGGTGCCAGCGGCGCTGCGGCGCTTGAGCCGAGCTTGCAGCACGTTCCACGCCTTCACGGACGTGCTCAGGCTGCCTAAGAGACAAATGACGAAGCTCGTGTTCCCACTGCAGGAACTCGAGCGGCAGCTCACACCAGACTCGAGGTTGGACCTTCACGTGAAGATCTTCGACCCGAGCCTGGAGGACATCTCCAAGGCGGAGGCCGTCTTCACGGCCACGTCCCGGAACCGCATCAGCTACCTCAGCTCCGCGGTGCGTCTCGACCACGCCCCAGACCTCCCCAGCCCTGAG GTGTGTTTTATAGGCAGAAGCAATGTTGGAAAATCCTCTCTAATAAAAGCCCTTTTTTCACTGGCACCAGAGGTTGAAGTCAGAGTCTCCAAAAAACCG GGGCACACAAAGAAGATGAATTTTTTCaaagttggaaaatattttacattggtGGACATGCCAGGTTATGGCTATAGAGCTCCTGAAGATTTTGTTGACATGGTAGAGACCTATCTAAAAGAACGAAGGAA TTTGATGAGAACATTTTTGTTAGTGGATAGTGTTGTTGGAATTCAAAAAACCGACAGTATTGCCATAGAAATGTGTGAAGAATTTGCATTACCTTATGTG ATGGTATTAacaaaaattgacaaatcttCCAAGGGACATCTTTTAAAACAAGTGCTTCAGATCCAGAAATTTGTTGACAGAGAGACACAAGGATGTTTTCCTCAGTTGTTTCCTGTAAG ttctgtgaCCTATTCTGGAATCCATCTGTTGAGATGCTTTATAGCAAATATAACAGGAAATCTTAAGACTGATGGCCTGTAG
- the GTPBP8 gene encoding GTP-binding protein 8 isoform X2 has product MAIPRLRHAVRTLFEVPAALRRLSRACSTFHAFTDVLRLPKRQMTKLVFPLQELERQLTPDSRLDLHVKIFDPSLEDISKAEAVFTATSRNRISYLSSAVRLDHAPDLPSPEGHTKKMNFFKVGKYFTLVDMPGYGYRAPEDFVDMVETYLKERRNLMRTFLLVDSVVGIQKTDSIAIEMCEEFALPYVMVLTKIDKSSKGHLLKQVLQIQKFVDRETQGCFPQLFPVSSVTYSGIHLLRCFIANITGNLKTDGL; this is encoded by the exons ATGGCAATTCCGAGGCTGCGGCACGCCGTGAGGACGCTGTTTGAGGTGCCAGCGGCGCTGCGGCGCTTGAGCCGAGCTTGCAGCACGTTCCACGCCTTCACGGACGTGCTCAGGCTGCCTAAGAGACAAATGACGAAGCTCGTGTTCCCACTGCAGGAACTCGAGCGGCAGCTCACACCAGACTCGAGGTTGGACCTTCACGTGAAGATCTTCGACCCGAGCCTGGAGGACATCTCCAAGGCGGAGGCCGTCTTCACGGCCACGTCCCGGAACCGCATCAGCTACCTCAGCTCCGCGGTGCGTCTCGACCACGCCCCAGACCTCCCCAGCCCTGAG GGGCACACAAAGAAGATGAATTTTTTCaaagttggaaaatattttacattggtGGACATGCCAGGTTATGGCTATAGAGCTCCTGAAGATTTTGTTGACATGGTAGAGACCTATCTAAAAGAACGAAGGAA TTTGATGAGAACATTTTTGTTAGTGGATAGTGTTGTTGGAATTCAAAAAACCGACAGTATTGCCATAGAAATGTGTGAAGAATTTGCATTACCTTATGTG ATGGTATTAacaaaaattgacaaatcttCCAAGGGACATCTTTTAAAACAAGTGCTTCAGATCCAGAAATTTGTTGACAGAGAGACACAAGGATGTTTTCCTCAGTTGTTTCCTGTAAG ttctgtgaCCTATTCTGGAATCCATCTGTTGAGATGCTTTATAGCAAATATAACAGGAAATCTTAAGACTGATGGCCTGTAG
- the NEPRO gene encoding nucleolus and neural progenitor protein isoform X2, whose protein sequence is MGHHKPHLALKQVEQCLKRLKNMDLEGSIQHLSELFSSNENHRVTTEAYVIPSQPVVELVLMKILGACKLLLRLLDCCCKTFLLTVKHLGLQEFIILNLVMVGLVSRLWVLYKGVLKRLTSLYEPLFGLLHEVSRIQPLPYFKDFTFPSDIAEFLGQPYFEVFKKKMPTAFAAKGVTKLLNKLFLTKNQSPRSSKETVHRISKKAKQMKINIQNNVDLGQPVKSKKIFKEKSSEFDLRAFCKQLKHKAIQETSVKCSQSKLKATKHFSQRASGTPCAKSFVQRFRGAKTFTQLSEEIQMAILWCRSKKLKAQASFLGNKLLKSNRLKHVEAQGHSLPKKLKCIKASICNCLLRGSGIKTSKHHLRQRRSQSRFLLGQKRLQRKLQLTLSKEIQQSPQGMQNATDSRKWKRSHCSVHRTDLYPNNKQLLRSRVSNPVIQTKEKQIHENLTGNNENETNSWTVMQMNKHNTSGTIKETDDIDDIFALMGV, encoded by the exons ATGGGCCACCACAAGCCCCATTTAGCCCTCAAACAG GTTGAACAATGTTTAAAACGTTTGAAAAACATGGATTTGGAGGGTTCAATTCAACATCTGTCTGAGTTGTTTTCTTCCAA TGAAAATCATCGTGTAACTACCGAAGCATATGTCATCCCTAGCCAACCAGTGGTTGAATTGGTGCTCATGAAGATTTTGGGAGCCTGCAAGTTGTTACTTCGCCTCTTGGACTGTTGCTGCAAGACATTTCT CTTGACTGTGAAACATCTAGGTTTAcaagaattcattattttaaacctTGTGATGGTTGGGCTGGTGAGCAGGTTATG GGTTCTCTATAAAGGTGTTTTAAAAAGGCTGACTTCTTTATATGAGCCATTGTTTGGATTGCTTCATGAAGTCTCTAGGATTCAACCACTGCCTTACTTCAAAGATTTTACCTTTCCTTCTGATATTGCCGAATTTTTAGGACAGCCCTATTTTGaggtctttaagaaaaaaatgcccaCAGCTTTTGCAGCTAAAGGAGTAACTAAATTGttaaataaactgtttttaacaaaaaatcAATCACCAAGGTCTAGCAAAGAAACTGTACACAGAATTTCCAAAAAAGCTAAGCAAATGAAGATCAATATACAGAATAATGTGGATCTTGGACAGCCAGTAAAGAGTAAGAAAATCTTCAAAG AGAAGTCATCAGAATTTGATTTGAGAGCTTTCTGCAAACAGCTGAAGCACAAGGCTATTCAG GAGACCAGCGTTAAATGTTCTCAGTCCAAACTAAAGGCAACCAAACATTTTTCTCAGAGAGCATCAGGAACTCCCTGTGCCAAAAGTTTTGTGCAAAGATTTCGAGGGGCTAAGACTTTCACTCAACTTTCTGAAGAAATCCAAATGGCAATTTTGTGGTGCAGGAGCAAAAAACTCAAGGCTCAGGCCTCCTTCCTGGGTAACAAACTTCTTAAAAGTAACCGGCTTAAACATGTGGAAGCTCAAGGCCATAG TTTACCAAAGAAACTAAAGTGCATAAAAGCATCTATTTGCAACTGCCTTCTTCGTGGCTCAGGAATCAAGACTTCAAAGCATCATTTGAGACAAAGAAGATCTCAGAGTAGATTTTTACTGGGACAGAAGAGACTGCAGAGAAAGTTGCAGTTGACTCTTTCAAAGGAAATTCAACAGTCCCCTCAAGGGATGCAGAATGCTACAGATAGCAGAAAATGGAAACGCTCACACTGTTCAGTTCATAGAACTGATCTCTACCCCAACAATAAGCAACTCTTGAGGAGCAGAGTTTCAAATCCTGTCATACAAActaaagagaaacaaattcaTGAAAACCTTacaggaaacaatgaaaatgaaactaattCATGGACAGTGatgcaaatgaacaaacataatACATCAGGAACCATTAAGGAGACAGATGACATTGATGATATTTTTGCCTTAATGGGTGTATAA
- the NEPRO gene encoding nucleolus and neural progenitor protein isoform X1 gives MATVPPGPEPWNRVKIPKAGSHSTVTVPDPDAALDLCVAAVIRECGLVTLSLKSQTLDAETDVLCAVLYSNHYRMGHHKPHLALKQVEQCLKRLKNMDLEGSIQHLSELFSSNENHRVTTEAYVIPSQPVVELVLMKILGACKLLLRLLDCCCKTFLLTVKHLGLQEFIILNLVMVGLVSRLWVLYKGVLKRLTSLYEPLFGLLHEVSRIQPLPYFKDFTFPSDIAEFLGQPYFEVFKKKMPTAFAAKGVTKLLNKLFLTKNQSPRSSKETVHRISKKAKQMKINIQNNVDLGQPVKSKKIFKEKSSEFDLRAFCKQLKHKAIQETSVKCSQSKLKATKHFSQRASGTPCAKSFVQRFRGAKTFTQLSEEIQMAILWCRSKKLKAQASFLGNKLLKSNRLKHVEAQGHSLPKKLKCIKASICNCLLRGSGIKTSKHHLRQRRSQSRFLLGQKRLQRKLQLTLSKEIQQSPQGMQNATDSRKWKRSHCSVHRTDLYPNNKQLLRSRVSNPVIQTKEKQIHENLTGNNENETNSWTVMQMNKHNTSGTIKETDDIDDIFALMGV, from the exons ATGGCTACGGTGCCGCCGGGCCCGGAGCCGTGGAACCGCGTAAAGATCCCGAAGGCGGGGAGCCACAGCACAGTGACGGTACCGGACCCCGATGCGGCGCTGG ACCTTTGTGTTGCAGCTGTAATTAGAGAATGTGGTCTTGTTACCCTGTCACTGAAGAGCCAAACCCTGGATGCAGAAACAGATGTGCTATGTGCAGTCCTTTACAGCAATCACTACAGGATGGGCCACCACAAGCCCCATTTAGCCCTCAAACAG GTTGAACAATGTTTAAAACGTTTGAAAAACATGGATTTGGAGGGTTCAATTCAACATCTGTCTGAGTTGTTTTCTTCCAA TGAAAATCATCGTGTAACTACCGAAGCATATGTCATCCCTAGCCAACCAGTGGTTGAATTGGTGCTCATGAAGATTTTGGGAGCCTGCAAGTTGTTACTTCGCCTCTTGGACTGTTGCTGCAAGACATTTCT CTTGACTGTGAAACATCTAGGTTTAcaagaattcattattttaaacctTGTGATGGTTGGGCTGGTGAGCAGGTTATG GGTTCTCTATAAAGGTGTTTTAAAAAGGCTGACTTCTTTATATGAGCCATTGTTTGGATTGCTTCATGAAGTCTCTAGGATTCAACCACTGCCTTACTTCAAAGATTTTACCTTTCCTTCTGATATTGCCGAATTTTTAGGACAGCCCTATTTTGaggtctttaagaaaaaaatgcccaCAGCTTTTGCAGCTAAAGGAGTAACTAAATTGttaaataaactgtttttaacaaaaaatcAATCACCAAGGTCTAGCAAAGAAACTGTACACAGAATTTCCAAAAAAGCTAAGCAAATGAAGATCAATATACAGAATAATGTGGATCTTGGACAGCCAGTAAAGAGTAAGAAAATCTTCAAAG AGAAGTCATCAGAATTTGATTTGAGAGCTTTCTGCAAACAGCTGAAGCACAAGGCTATTCAG GAGACCAGCGTTAAATGTTCTCAGTCCAAACTAAAGGCAACCAAACATTTTTCTCAGAGAGCATCAGGAACTCCCTGTGCCAAAAGTTTTGTGCAAAGATTTCGAGGGGCTAAGACTTTCACTCAACTTTCTGAAGAAATCCAAATGGCAATTTTGTGGTGCAGGAGCAAAAAACTCAAGGCTCAGGCCTCCTTCCTGGGTAACAAACTTCTTAAAAGTAACCGGCTTAAACATGTGGAAGCTCAAGGCCATAG TTTACCAAAGAAACTAAAGTGCATAAAAGCATCTATTTGCAACTGCCTTCTTCGTGGCTCAGGAATCAAGACTTCAAAGCATCATTTGAGACAAAGAAGATCTCAGAGTAGATTTTTACTGGGACAGAAGAGACTGCAGAGAAAGTTGCAGTTGACTCTTTCAAAGGAAATTCAACAGTCCCCTCAAGGGATGCAGAATGCTACAGATAGCAGAAAATGGAAACGCTCACACTGTTCAGTTCATAGAACTGATCTCTACCCCAACAATAAGCAACTCTTGAGGAGCAGAGTTTCAAATCCTGTCATACAAActaaagagaaacaaattcaTGAAAACCTTacaggaaacaatgaaaatgaaactaattCATGGACAGTGatgcaaatgaacaaacataatACATCAGGAACCATTAAGGAGACAGATGACATTGATGATATTTTTGCCTTAATGGGTGTATAA